The sequence below is a genomic window from Methylotuvimicrobium sp. KM2.
AGCGGCTGTGCAGAAAAGAAAACCGAATACTTATTATCAAGCTCTTCTTTGATATAGTTGTTACAGAATGTAAATGCCAGATCGGTCATTTCATTGGAAATGCTTTCTAGATCGCCGATATCTTCTGAGTCAACAAGAAAAAGATCGGAGCTGGCTACTTGATGCGCAAGTGGCATGATGGCTTCGCGCTGAAATAATATCAGTCCGATGAAGCCAATGAGAAAAAACAAGAATTTAAAGTTTTTCATTGTTGATTTTTATAGTTTGGGATTGTGAACGCAAACAAGATTCTAACAGAATTTCGGGTGCAGGAAACTCAATTTGTTAAATTGAAAAGTATTGAAATTTTAGGTTGTTAGCATAAAAGAACAGGTGTTGTTGTTAAGACATGGGTAAGTTAGACGGTTGATGCAAATCCATCGCAGAGCAAAATTCGGTGCGATCACTTAAATTATATTCATCGTAGATGAAAATTCGGCCTCGGGGTGCCCGTCAAAGGACGCCGTGAACCCAGCACCTAAATTGTCCAAGACAATTGACCTTAGCCAATGAGCTATGGAATTTAGGTGCTGGGTGAATACGTCCATGTAGGCTCTATGCCAGCTCCATGCTGGCAAGGCCTTTGCGAGCGCCATGGATGGCGTGAATGTCGATTTTGCAGGAGCAAAAATCGACCTAGCACCCCGAGGCCTCCTCCTGCTCTGCCGAAATTTGAAGTGCGAAAGATATATCGGCATCATATGTTGGTAATGGAACCAAAAAAATCGAAAACAGACTTTGGGTGATGGATGATAAATAAAAGCTTAAGGGCCGTGAAGGTAGTAAAAAAAAAGGGCCGCTAGCAATTGCTTAAACAATAGCGTACTAGATTGGTCATAAATTTTGTTGACAAGCCTTTTCGAAATGATAAACTGAGCAGCACCAAATTGGACTGGTAGAGCTTGAATAAAGCGTTAAAGGGATGTTCTAAAGCAACCGCCCTTCGGGGTTTTATAAATTTTTTAGGAGGTAGAAATGGCTGCTACAACTGAGTCAGTTAAAGCTGATGCTGCAGAAGCACCACTTTTGAACAAAAAAAATATGATTGCCGGTGCATCTCTGTACTGTGTTTTCTATGCTTGGGTTCGTTGGTATGAAGGCGTTTATGGTTGGTCCGCCGGCCTGGATTCGTTCGCGCCTGAATTCGAAACTTACTGGATGAACTTCCTGTACATCGAAATGGTGTTGGAAGTATTGACAGCTTCTGTATTGTGGGGTTACCTTTGGAAAACTCGCGATCGTAAAGTGATGTCAATCACTCCGCGTGAAGAGTTGAGAAGACATTTTACTCACTGGACATGGTTGATGATGTACGGTATCGCGATCTACTTCGGTGCTAGCTACTTCACAGAACAAGACGGTACATGGCATCAAACGATCGTTCGTGATACTGACTTCACTCCAAGTCACATCATCGAGTTCTACTTGAGCTACCCAATCTACATCATCACTGGTGGTGCTTCTTTCTTGTATGCTAAAACAAGACTTCCAACTTACCAACAAGGTTTGTCTCTGCAATACCTGGTTGTTGTTGTAGGTCCGTTCATGATCCTGCCTAACGTTGGTTTGAACGAGTGGGGTCATACTTTCTGGTTTATGGAAGAATTGTTTGTTGCTCCTCTGCACTATGGCTTCGTCTTCTTCGGATGGTCTGCCTTGGGTGTATTGGGTGTAATCAACATCGAGCTGGGCGCATTGTCCAAGCTGCTGAAAAAAGACCTGGCTTAATCGCTTAAGTCTTGAAAAAAACTATCTCCTGGTCGCTTCTTCTTTACCGAAGAAGCGATTCAGAAAATAGTAAAAAATAAATAATAATTTTTAAATCCTTTAGGAGGTAAGCTAATGAGCGCATCTCAATCAGCTGTTCGTTCACGCGCAGAAGCTGTCAAAGTTTCTCGTGCGATCGACTACATGATTCTCTTTACGGCGTTTTTTGTTGTTCTCGGTGGTTATCATATCCACTATATGTTGACCGGCGGTGACTGGGATTTCTGGACTGATTGGAAAGATAGACGTCTATGGGTAACTGTGGCGCCAATCGTTTCAATTACTTTCCCTGCCGCTGTTCAAGCTGTACTTTGGTGGCGCTATCGCATCGCTTGGGGTGCAACTTTGTGTGTCTTGGGTCTGTTGCTCGGTGAGTGGATCAACAGATACTTCAACTTCTGGGGATGGACATACTTCCCGGTTAACTTCGTTTTCCCATCTAACCTGATGCCAGGTGCTATCGTATTAGACGTCATCCTGATGCTTTCCAACAGCATGACTCTGACTGCGGTTGTTGGTGGTTTAGCTTGGGGCTTGTTGTTCTATCCAGGTAACTGGCCAATCATTGCTCCATTACATGTTCCTGTTGAATACAACGGCATGATGATGACTCTGGCTGACCTGCAAGGTTACCACTATGTTAGAACCGGTACTCCTGAGTACATTCGTATGGTTGAAAAAGGTACACTGAGAACATTCGGTAAAGACGTTGCTCCAGTATCAGCGTTCTTCTCTGGTTTCGTAAGTATCTTGATTTACTTCTTGTGGCACTTCTTCGGAAGCTGGTTCGGAAGTGAAAAATTTGTACAAGGTTCTTGATACAAACTTAATAATCAAAAAACCGCGGTATATTCATTTTGGATTTACCGGATGCTTATAAAACTATTAATTCTCTGTAATAGAGGAGGATATATGAAAATAATAAAAGACAAAGTTGCTAAATTGTCCTTTGTCGCACTGCTGGTATCAGTAACAGCAGCGATGTTTTACACTCCGACAGCATCTGCTCATGGTGAGAAATCACAGGCGGCATTCATGCGTATGCGGACTATTCACTGGTTCGACTTGAACTGGTCTAAAGACCAAGTTTCTGTCAATGATACTATGTCAATTTCTGGTAAATTCCACGTTTTCGCGGGATGGCCGGAAACTGTCGATAAACCAGAAGTTGCTTTCTTGAACATCGGTATTCCTGGTCCTGTATTTATTCGTGCAGGTTCTTGGATCGGTGGTCAGTTGGTTCCACGTTCGGTAACGTTGGAATTGGGCGAAACTTATGAATTTAAAGTTTTGTTGAAAGCGCGTCGTCCAGGTGACTGGCACGTTCACACTATGATGAACGTTGAAGGCGGTGGTCCAATCATTGGTCCTGGTAAATGGGTAACTATTACTGGTAGCATGGGTGATTTCAGAAATCCAATCACTACATTGACTGGTGAAACCATTGACCTGGAAACATATGCACTGGACGGTGTCTATGGATGGCACTTGTTCTGGTACGCTTTGGGTGTGGCTTGGATGTTATACTGGTGTCGCAAGCCTGTATTCATTCCACGCAGAATAGCTGTTGACGCTGGTAAAGCCGATTCTTTGATCACTCCAACTGATAAAAAAGTTGGTATGGCTTTCGCTGCCGGTACTATGGCTATCGTTGCTATCTCAATGGGTCAAGCCAACGAGAAATATCCTGTTACGACTCCATTGCAAGCAGGTTTGATGCGCGGTATTAAATCTTTGGAACTTCCACAACCTACAGTTTCTGTAAAAGTTGTTGATGCTTCTTACCGTGTTCCAGGTCGTGCAATGCAAATGACTTTGGAAATCACTAACAACGGTGATTCTGCAGTTCGTTTGGCTGAGTTCAACACAGCTTCTGTTCGTTTCTTGGATGCTGATGTATATGAAGACGACACTAACTATCCAGATGATTTGTTAGCTGAAGAAGGTTTGTCTGTTAGCGATAACAGCCCACTTGCTCCAGGCGAAACAAGAACTGTTGACGTTACTGCTTCTGACGCAGCATGGGAAGTTTACCGTTTAGCTGACTTGATCTACGATCCAGACAGCCGTTTCGCGGGTCTGTTGTTCTTCATCGACGAAGACGGCAACCGTCAAATGACAATGGTAGATGCTCCATTGATCCCAACATTCATCTAATGAATAGCTTGGTCTAGTTATATAGACTAAGTAGGGTTAAGAGCCTCCGTGTTGAAAAACGCGGGGGCTTTTTTATGCCTGTTGTTATCGTATTGGGTGGCTGTTTTTAGGTTTGATCATGAATGCAGGAAGTGGGGCTCTAGCAGTTGGCGGTTTAGGCGGCAATGAGTCTGATACTGGGGAACAAAAATTCTCCTGTATTTGCTGTATTCTGACGCTTTTATCACTCAGGGATGTCGATGGGTGGCTAGCGGGGTAAATAAGTCCATGTAGGATCTATGCCGGCTGAGGGGCCGAGTACCCATACGCATCAAGCTAAAAACGCCCCCGATCTTTCTTGTTTGCTATTGAAGCGCGTAGCCCGGATGGAGCGTAGCGAAATACGGGAATGGCGTGGCTCCGAACTTCCCGGATTGCGCTACGCTCCATCCGGGCTACGCTGTTCAGGATCGCCGGAAGAGGTCCGTTGCGATTTAGTTGCGAGGATCTTTGCTTAGCTTGATGCGTATGGGCCGAACACCCCGAGGCCTCCTCCGGCACTGCCGAAAGTTGAAGTGCGAAAGGTATAAATTGACTAAGCCTTCTAAGAAAAGAGAGTAACTATTTGCGAGTATAAGCCTAAAACGAAAGGTTGAGCGCCTCAAGTTGCGGTTCGTCCTGGGGTGGTCGAAAGGACTGAGGTTTAACCAAGCTTATGAAAGTGTTGTGATCCCTTCATGCTTAGGCTTTTTAGCGTGGCACAAACGGTCTGCAACGCATGCCGGGGGGGGGGCTCTTTTTAGGGTTAACCTAGGAGTGTGCATGAGACGGTTATGCAGTCGACAGGTTTTTTGGGTATGTTTTCATCGTTATACCCGTCTTAGATCAAAATTCGGCGTCTGGGTGCCCGCCAACGGACGCCGTGAAGGCTCTATGCCAGCTCCATGCCAGCGTTAGGGGAGGGGGTGAGCACATTGGCGCCAACTTAAGTAACGTTCATGAAGGCCCGGCAATCGCCAGGCAAATGAAAGTGCAAACTGTGGTGGATGCGGTCACTCGCCCGATAGGACGCCGTGAACCCAGCACCTAAATCATCCAAGATAGTTAACCATAGCCAATGGACTATGGAATTTAGGTGCTGGGTGAATACGTCCATGTAGGCTCGGCGGCGGCTATCCCTGCCGCCGACGCCTGTCGGTCGAGCAACCGCACCCTCCTCGGAACCGGTGTTGTTTTTCATAAAGCGGCAAATGCGCCATAGAATGAGCGTTAAGTTGGCGCTTATGGGGGTGAGCACTCATAAGCCTCCTCTGGCCCTGTCGAAGTTTGAAGTGAGAAAGGTATATATTGCGGTAGGCTTTGTGCGAATAGTTATAAAGTCGTGTGTTTTTATGCGGTGTGAATACGAACAAAAGTCGTAGTGTTAGTTGTCTGTCTTATGTGGCACTATAGGATCTATTGTCACAAGCAGAGGTTAAGAAATAGCTGTGTGGGGAATGCAAAAAGAAGAGCGGAAAATATAAGCTAGAAAAAGAAGTTTGATGATTAATCGAGGAGGCTGGAAAAAAATAAATTTTCAGCGAAAAAAGGAACTGATTGATGGGGAATAACGCGCAGGTAATAAAAGAGGTGGATTGGGTTGTTAATATGAACCCGGCTTATTAGAAATTAAGCCGGGTTCATAAATTCAAAACTTACAACCTAATAGTTGTATTTTCAACTTTTTGTTTGGAGCTATCGGGATCGTCCAGGCAGCCTGTTAAGCCAACAATCATTAATGCCATAGCTAAAAGTGATAAAACTTTTTTCATACTATCCTCCAAAAGAATTTATTTTTATATTAATAAAATTACAGTACTAAATGCTTAGCACGGTATTTTTATATCATGGCAAAAAATTCTATGCAACATTTAAATTAAAATGAGCGTAGAAGTTATAAATGAAATGGAGTCGAAGATTGTTAAAAAAATAGACTAGTATGTTATTAAGTGGTTGTTATAAAAAAATAAAAAATTGCTAATTGTGCCGATTGTTGATTAAGCAATGGGTACGGCTATGGAATTTAGGTGCTGGGTGAATACGTCCATGTAGATCCCTCCGCCTAGCGTTGGGTGAGGGATCGAGCAATCTAACTCATCCTTGGGTGCTGCCTAAATTTGAAGTTCGAAAGGTATGGTTCAATCGTAAGGGCAAGGGCTTGTCGTTATTCGGGTGTTGAGGTGGGCCAATAACTTGATTGAGTAGAGATATTATCCAGCAATGTTTGGTTTAAATTGCTATGAAATTGCTGCTGTTTCCACTGGACTGCGCCTAGGTTTGACCATTCTCCGCTGAGGTTTTTATTGAGCAAATCATAAACCCAGTAGGACGGCGCTGAATTTTTCTTAATCTTGATCGTGAACAGGGCGTTATCAAGGTCTAGATGGAGTCTATGTGCCCAGTATGCAGTAATTTTCATGATCAGTTTGTTAAGTCTAGTGGCGTCAATATTCGGTGTGACAGCGATATTGGCCCACATTGAGTGAACGCGTCCCCAGTGAGGGGCTAATATCCGTCCTTCTTGGTTGATGAACGGCAGCCAGGCTTCATCTCCGTTATCGTTGGTGTAGGTGATTGCGAGTAACGTGTCGTACCCCTCAAAATGGTCGTGCAAATAAAGAGCATGGGGTGTTATGCCGATGAATGAGTGGGATAGTAATAAAATGGAATTGCTGGCTTGAGTCATTGCAAGCATTAAGGGGTTGCTGCGTGTGTCGACATTAAGCCGGTATAGTAGTCCGTAGTGAATGGAGCTATTGATTTGTAGTATGCAAATGATTAAGAAGGCTTTGGTCAGTGTTTTTAAGTTTCTTCGTGACTGAGGGTTATTGGTCCCAAAAAAACGGCCATAAAAGCTGTTTAATTTGAATTGGGTTGTGTTTGGAATCGTGCAGTCTTGATTGCATGTTATGCGCTGTCTGTTATCGGCTATGTTGCGATAAATAGCTTTGGCTAGATGATGAATGCCGGGGGTGCGGAGTAGCCAGCCAATTAAAAATGGATAGCGCATTTTCATTAGAATCTGGATGTAGGTGTTGATGCCGTTATAAACCTTACCGTTTTCGTCGACCGAATAAAGATCGGTCAGCAAGGTATCCAATGGCAGGGTAGATAGTGCGGGTTGTTTATTCGAATAAGTTTGAGCGTCCTTAAATTCAATGCATTTAAAAATATCGAAATGATTGACCGTTAATGCAGTGCGATTGCATAAAGGGCAGTCTTTGTCGTAGTAGACCAGTAATAAAGGCTGAGCGGGTCTAAGGGCTTTGGCTAAGCGGCGCCACCATGAAAAAGGAACCAGTAAGCTGTAAAAAATGAGCATGCCAAGGCCAAACGGATAAATATTTAGAGAAATCGTTATGCCAAGGTGTAAGCCAATGCCAATGAATAAGTAGAAGGGGCGTAAGTAGCGGTTTGAGAAAAAGAATATAAAGCTAAATTGGAACACAATAATGATATAGCCAATCGTCTTTTGTAATATTTCCTGATTAAGGAGCCAGGACATATTGATCGCGGATACATAATATGGCTGTGTGGAGGGAAGCCAGGCTCCTAGGCCGTTTCGCCAGTGTTCGGCAAATAATTTATGAATCGCCGAGTCGAAATAAAGAAAGCCTAGGCAGATAAAGACGGGAAGCTGGTAGCTCAGGCATGAAACAGTAGGTTTCGGGTGTTGAGAGTAATGGCGAAAGGGTGTGCTGAGTTTTAGTCTTAATTGGTCGAGCGCAAAGGCTTTGTCGGTCGGCATGAAGAGCAAAAAAAATCCTGATCCAGTCATGAATGCATCAAATCCGCCGTCAAAGTCTCGCTGCATGGGGGTGAACTGTACAAAGATAATCCAAAAAAGGTAGCTTACAATTAATGCGTTTTGGCATTGGTAGCCAACGATTATGAATAAAGCAGAAACCGCCCAGAGACAAAGAAAAAAAGGAATGAGCGGGAACTCAACGTCAATGTAAGGAATTGGGTCGAAAATTAGATGATGGAAATATAATAAGAAGCAGATTTCTTGAAATAATACGATGCCGTAGAGCAGTCGAAATAAGCCGATGCCGGTAGCTGGTGCGGGTTTGTTGTGCAGTTGGTGAAGCTTGTTGAAAATAAAATGATACATTTACTAGAGCATTATGCTGAATAAATGTATAAATTATAAGGTATTTAGCTTGGAGGTGGGTAGAAAAAACAAAGGCCGCCTCTAATACTTATCAGGATTAGCAGGGGCGGCCTTGTGATCTTTTTAAAACTAACGGGGCGTTAGTTTATTTGTCTTCGTCGTTAGGCTCAGCAAAAACCCATTTTACTAAGAAGTAGCCGGCTGCGATAACGACAATCGCACCGATCATGCCAGCTGGTTCTTTTAACATTTCAGTCAAATCTAAGATCGCACCCATGAGTGTCCTACCTGTGTTTTTATATTTTAGAAAATGCTATAGACATAGCAAATGAGCCATCAATGATACTTTAGACACAGCTAATGTCAAGTTTAATGTTGAAATTTTAAAGCGATGCGCAATTAAGTTAGGGGGAATGTAAAACTAGAGTAGCAGTAGGTGTGTGTTATAATCCGAAGGACCTATAAAATCAAAGTAAAAAGGTGGGAAGATGAATATAAAAAAGAGCATACATGCAATATGGCCCGCTGTTTTATTGGCTTTTGCAGCGAATGCGGAAGTCTTATTAAAAGATCAGTCTGAAATTCTGGGGAAATGGAATCTCTATGCGGAAGCCGCCAAATTGGAGGGGGAGAAAAAAGATCTGAGTATCGAATGGGACTTTAAAAGTGACGGGGTATTGAACACAAAGTCGATTGATAACTATGGGCGGACCAAGACATTTGAAGTGGCATTAAAATATTCTGTCGAAGACGGCATGATTAGAAAGCAATCGACTCCCGGACGTGAAAAATACGAATCCTGCAAAGTTATTGAAAAATCGGATTCGGATATGATTTTGAAATGTACCTATCTCTTTTTCTTTTTGACTAAAAAATAATAACTAAAACAGGAGGGTGTGTAATGATTGGTGGTATTGTTATGATTCT
It includes:
- the amoC gene encoding bacterial ammonia monooxygenase, subunit AmoC, giving the protein MAATTESVKADAAEAPLLNKKNMIAGASLYCVFYAWVRWYEGVYGWSAGLDSFAPEFETYWMNFLYIEMVLEVLTASVLWGYLWKTRDRKVMSITPREELRRHFTHWTWLMMYGIAIYFGASYFTEQDGTWHQTIVRDTDFTPSHIIEFYLSYPIYIITGGASFLYAKTRLPTYQQGLSLQYLVVVVGPFMILPNVGLNEWGHTFWFMEELFVAPLHYGFVFFGWSALGVLGVINIELGALSKLLKKDLA
- the amoB gene encoding bacterial ammonia monooxygenase, subunit AmoB; the encoded protein is MKIIKDKVAKLSFVALLVSVTAAMFYTPTASAHGEKSQAAFMRMRTIHWFDLNWSKDQVSVNDTMSISGKFHVFAGWPETVDKPEVAFLNIGIPGPVFIRAGSWIGGQLVPRSVTLELGETYEFKVLLKARRPGDWHVHTMMNVEGGGPIIGPGKWVTITGSMGDFRNPITTLTGETIDLETYALDGVYGWHLFWYALGVAWMLYWCRKPVFIPRRIAVDAGKADSLITPTDKKVGMAFAAGTMAIVAISMGQANEKYPVTTPLQAGLMRGIKSLELPQPTVSVKVVDASYRVPGRAMQMTLEITNNGDSAVRLAEFNTASVRFLDADVYEDDTNYPDDLLAEEGLSVSDNSPLAPGETRTVDVTASDAAWEVYRLADLIYDPDSRFAGLLFFIDEDGNRQMTMVDAPLIPTFI
- a CDS encoding DCC1-like thiol-disulfide oxidoreductase family protein encodes the protein MYHFIFNKLHQLHNKPAPATGIGLFRLLYGIVLFQEICFLLYFHHLIFDPIPYIDVEFPLIPFFLCLWAVSALFIIVGYQCQNALIVSYLFWIIFVQFTPMQRDFDGGFDAFMTGSGFFLLFMPTDKAFALDQLRLKLSTPFRHYSQHPKPTVSCLSYQLPVFICLGFLYFDSAIHKLFAEHWRNGLGAWLPSTQPYYVSAINMSWLLNQEILQKTIGYIIIVFQFSFIFFFSNRYLRPFYLFIGIGLHLGITISLNIYPFGLGMLIFYSLLVPFSWWRRLAKALRPAQPLLLVYYDKDCPLCNRTALTVNHFDIFKCIEFKDAQTYSNKQPALSTLPLDTLLTDLYSVDENGKVYNGINTYIQILMKMRYPFLIGWLLRTPGIHHLAKAIYRNIADNRQRITCNQDCTIPNTTQFKLNSFYGRFFGTNNPQSRRNLKTLTKAFLIICILQINSSIHYGLLYRLNVDTRSNPLMLAMTQASNSILLLSHSFIGITPHALYLHDHFEGYDTLLAITYTNDNGDEAWLPFINQEGRILAPHWGRVHSMWANIAVTPNIDATRLNKLIMKITAYWAHRLHLDLDNALFTIKIKKNSAPSYWVYDLLNKNLSGEWSNLGAVQWKQQQFHSNLNQTLLDNISTQSSYWPTSTPE
- the amoA gene encoding bacterial ammonia monooxygenase, subunit AmoA; translation: MSASQSAVRSRAEAVKVSRAIDYMILFTAFFVVLGGYHIHYMLTGGDWDFWTDWKDRRLWVTVAPIVSITFPAAVQAVLWWRYRIAWGATLCVLGLLLGEWINRYFNFWGWTYFPVNFVFPSNLMPGAIVLDVILMLSNSMTLTAVVGGLAWGLLFYPGNWPIIAPLHVPVEYNGMMMTLADLQGYHYVRTGTPEYIRMVEKGTLRTFGKDVAPVSAFFSGFVSILIYFLWHFFGSWFGSEKFVQGS